The following proteins are encoded in a genomic region of Magallana gigas chromosome 1, xbMagGiga1.1, whole genome shotgun sequence:
- the LOC136275361 gene encoding uncharacterized protein, whose amino-acid sequence MTGFRCTVIFCVTIIAHAQEVPVPPRPQGYVYAYSQSNNLTDLQLDAFFDPLCPDSKQAFPTLLQVANHYGPDVLTLRLHMFPLPYHRNSFLASMGTEAVYQLASSPSAVFDWVAKIYDNIYPLSNAPTKHMSETDVTNMLGDIAAQLGIQKSQFLHKMVDAWVDMNIRMDWKYGCTRGVSGTPLYAINGVVKVIDKAWSLTDWIGVLDPLVHKSYVFHVPN is encoded by the exons ATGACGGGTTTCAGATGCACAGTAATATTTTGCGTAACAATTATTGCGCATGCTCAGGAAGTTCCGGTCCCACCTCGTCCCCAAGGGTACGTTTATGCTTACAGTCAATCCAACAATCTGACCGACCTGCAGCTTGACGCGTTTTTTGATCCGCTGTGTCCGGACAGCAAACAAGCCTTTCCTACGCTGCTTCAAGTGGCAAATCACTATGGACCGGATGTGCTGACGCTTCGTCTTCATATGTTTCCGCTTCCGTACCATAGGAATTCTTTCCTTGCATCTAtg GGAACCGAGGCGGTCTACCAGTTAGCATCGTCTCCAAGTGCTGTGTTTGACTGGGTTGCCAAAATCTATGACAACATCTACCCACTGTCCAATGCACCCACCAAACACATGTCTGAAACAGATGTCACTAA CATGCTTGGAGACATCGCTGCGCagttgggcatacaaaaatcacaATTCTTACACAAGATGGTGGATGCATGGGTGGACATGAATATTCGAATGGATTGGAAGTACGGATGCACTC GTGGAGTGTCGGGCACACCGCTGTACGCCATTAATGGCGTTGTCAAGGTTATTGACAAGGCGTGGTCTCTGACTGACTGGATTGGTGTCCTGGATCCGCTCGTTCATAAATCG TATGTCTTCCATGTTCCAAACTGA